A DNA window from Ctenopharyngodon idella isolate HZGC_01 chromosome 10, HZGC01, whole genome shotgun sequence contains the following coding sequences:
- the cers4a gene encoding ceramide synthase 4a isoform X2: MEVGIPYPATCSSPCLWPWVSLPCVLFLKGLWRCRSADGWESVTGFGFVSRLSRSWRRFTCRRTSSRHRLNDLVVLEKHCGLTQRQIQTWLRQRRNQDRPSNTRKFCEASWRFVFYLIAFLAGLISLINTPWFWDHRECWSGYPRQGIAEAQYWYYIMELSFYLSLLLCVSVDIKRKDFKEQIIHHIATIFLIAFSYCANYVRVGTLVMLVHDSSDFLLESAKMFNYAGWRKTCDALFVVFAAVFLVTRLVVFPCRVIYTAVVDSLDVFPPYPGYYFLNGLLLVLQALHIFWAWLILRMVHKFVFLGKVERDERSDEESEADEEEDEVGEEECSWEQKKGALNSKFVSLANNCVLNNLTNQRRKMNSRTPKAR, translated from the exons ATGGAAGTCGGCATCCCGTACCCCGCGACCTGCTCATCTCCCTGCCTTTGGCCCTGGGTTTCATTGCCCTgcgttttgtttttgaaag GGTTGTGGCGCTGCCGCTCAGCCGATGGTTGGGAGTCTGTGACAGGGTTCGGGTTCGTGTCACGCCTGTCCCGAAGCTGGAGGCGTTTTACCTGCAGAAGAACAAGCAGCCGTCACAGGTTG AATGATTTAGTGGTTCTGGAGAAGCACTGCGGACTCACTCAGCGCCAAATCCAGACCTGGCTGCGTCAGCGCCGGAACCAGGACAGACCCAGCAACACCAGAAAGTTCTGCGAAGCTTC GTGGAGGTTTGTCTTTTATCTCATTGCGTTCTTAGCTGGTCTCATCTCCCTGATTAAT ACTCCATGGTTTTGGGATCATCGGGAATGCTGGAGCGGATACCCAAGACAG GGCATAGCAGAAGCCCAGTACTGGTATTACATCATGGAGTTGTCCTTCTACCTCTCGCTTCTGCTCTGCGTATCGGTGGACATAAAGCGCAAA GACTTCAAAGAGCAAATCATTCACCACATCGCCACCATTTTCCTCATCGCGTTCTCATACTGTGCAAATTATGTGCGCGTGGGTACCCTGGTGATGCTCGTCCACGATTCCTCTGACTTCCTGCTGGAG TCTGCCAAGATGTTCAATTACGCTGGATGGAGGAAGACCTGCGATGCcctgtttgttgtttttgctgCGGTTTTCCTGGTAACTCGCCTTGTGGTTTTCCCATGCAG AGTTATCTATACAGCTGTGGTGGATTCATTGGACGTCTTTCCTCCGTACCCTGGTTATTATTTCTTAAACGGCCTTTTGCTGGTTCTTCAAGCACTGCACATCTTCTGGGCTTGGCTGATTCTTCGAATGGTTCACAAATTTGTCTTTTTAGGCAAA gtGGAACGTGATGAACGGAGTGATGAAGAGAGTGAGGCTGATGAAGAAGAAGATGAAGTTGGAGAAGAAGAGTGCAGCTGGGAGCAGAAAAAGGGTGCACTTAACTCAAAATTTGTGTCATTGGCCAATAACTGTGTTTTGAACAATTTAACCAATCAGAGACGAAAAATGAATAGCAGAACGCCAAAAGCCAGATAG
- the LOC127521796 gene encoding uncharacterized protein LOC127521796 produces the protein MLLLFLLLLVMDGVSGAETDEKMSVMEGDSLTLHTDLTEIQNDDTILWMFGPKDSVISQITRKNDLTSFFVTDETGFRGRLQVDQKTGSLTIRNTRIRHSGQYKLSVSREKTTIKQFSVTVFGAVNETDGVKSVSVMEGKPVTLHTDTEIHTDDLILWRFGDKGILLAKIDVETKETSLNDADERFRDRLKLDQTGSLTIKSTKFEHTGLYEVQIRGRESPRRFLLSVSAVSDLTSGTIAAIVAAVLLVATAVLAAVVIYYRRKITDLQMEKKDPVKEGESTILKTDVTELHDDDVIEWWYEDEDENENNLLAKIDKKKKKRGPFSGADGRFRSSLVLNEQTGDLKITDIRTIHSGLYKLKINRGKIMKRKTIAVSVTVKKLLANVGEAVPLKNDAIIQKDDLILWTFGAEKCLVVKVDSGKTTFSEKYKDRVDYQNGSLTIKKMETQDFGQYKLQIVNSEQTTTRRFNVTDSTGNTKTSTNTNDESKPLISREDGQEGISSV, from the exons ATGTTATTGCTCTTTCTACTGTTATTGGTCATGGACG GTGTGTCCGGTGCAGAAACAGATGAGAAgatgtcagtgatggagggagattcccTCACTCTGCACACTGATCTGACTGAAATACAGAACGATGATACGATACTGTGGATGTTTGGACCTAAAGACTCTGTAATATCTCAAATAACGAGAAAGAACGATTTGACTTCATTTTTTGTCACTGATGAGACTGGATTCAGAGGCAGATTACAGGTGGACCAAAAAACTGGATCTCTCACCATCAGAAACACCAGAATCAGACACTCGGGACAATATAAACTATCCGTCTCTAGAGAAAAGACTACAATCAAGCAATTTAGTGTTACTGTTTTTG GTGCGGTCAATGAGACGGATGGAGTGAAGTCAGTGTCGGTGATGGAGGGAAAGCCTGTCACTCTACACACTGATACTGAAATACACACAGATGATCTGATCCTGTGGAGGTTTGGAGATAAAGGCATCCTCCTGGCTAAAATTGATGTGGAAACTAAAGAGACGTCATTAAACGATGCtgatgagagattcagagaTCGACTGAAGCTggatcagactggatctctgaccatcaagAGCACCAAATTCGAACACACTGGACTTTATGAAGTACAAATCAGAGGCCGTGAGAGCCCACGGCGATTCCTTCTTTCTGTCAGTG CTGTTTCAGATTTGACTTCAGGTACAATAGCAGCGATAGTTGCTGCTGTTCTGCTGGTGGCTACTGCAGTTTTAGCTGCCGTGGTGATTTACTATCGGCGAAAGATCACTGATCTGCAAATGG AGAAGAAAGATCCAGTGAAGGAGGGAGAATCTACCATTTTAAAAACTGATGTTACTGAACTACATGACGATGATGTGATAGAGTGGTGgtatgaagatgaagatgaaaaCGAAAACAATCTCCTTGCTAAaatcgataaaaaaaaaaaaaaaagggggccATTTTCTGGTgctgatgggagattcagaagTAGTCTGGTGCTGAATGAACAGACTGGAGATCTCAAGATCACAGACATCAGGACCATTCACTCTGGACTCTATAAACTAAAGATCAACAGAGGCAAAATAATGAAACGCAAGACAATTGCGGTTTCCGTGACTG TGAAGAAACTTTTAGCGAATGTGGGAGAAGCTGTCCCTCTCAAGAATGATGCTATTATACAGAAAGATGATCTGATACTGTGGACGTTTGGAGCTGAAAAGTGTCTCGTTGTTAAAGTTGATTCAGGAAAGACTACTTTTAGTGAGAAATACAAAGACAGAGTGGATTATCAGaatggatctctgaccatcaaaAAAATGGAAACCCAAGACTTTGGACAGTATAAACTACAGATCGTCAACAGTGAACAGACCACAACCAGGAGATTCAATGTGACTG ATTCTACTGGAAATACTAAGACATCAACGAATACCAACGATGAATCAAAGCCTTTGATAAGTAGAGAGGATGGGCAGGAAGGAATAAGTTCAGTTTGA
- the cers4a gene encoding ceramide synthase 4a isoform X1, producing MDRLEELVNQWIWRQDFWLPPGVTWKDIAEGTLDGSRHPVPRDLLISLPLALGFIALRFVFERVVALPLSRWLGVCDRVRVRVTPVPKLEAFYLQKNKQPSQNDLVVLEKHCGLTQRQIQTWLRQRRNQDRPSNTRKFCEASWRFVFYLIAFLAGLISLINTPWFWDHRECWSGYPRQGIAEAQYWYYIMELSFYLSLLLCVSVDIKRKDFKEQIIHHIATIFLIAFSYCANYVRVGTLVMLVHDSSDFLLESAKMFNYAGWRKTCDALFVVFAAVFLVTRLVVFPCRVIYTAVVDSLDVFPPYPGYYFLNGLLLVLQALHIFWAWLILRMVHKFVFLGKVERDERSDEESEADEEEDEVGEEECSWEQKKGALNSKFVSLANNCVLNNLTNQRRKMNSRTPKAR from the exons ATGGACAG ACTAGAGGAACTTGTAAACCAGTGGATATGGCGGCAGGACTTCTGGCTTCCTCCTGGCGTCACATGGAAAGATATCGCAGAGGGGACATTGGATGGAAGTCGGCATCCCGTACCCCGCGACCTGCTCATCTCCCTGCCTTTGGCCCTGGGTTTCATTGCCCTgcgttttgtttttgaaag GGTTGTGGCGCTGCCGCTCAGCCGATGGTTGGGAGTCTGTGACAGGGTTCGGGTTCGTGTCACGCCTGTCCCGAAGCTGGAGGCGTTTTACCTGCAGAAGAACAAGCAGCCGTCACAG AATGATTTAGTGGTTCTGGAGAAGCACTGCGGACTCACTCAGCGCCAAATCCAGACCTGGCTGCGTCAGCGCCGGAACCAGGACAGACCCAGCAACACCAGAAAGTTCTGCGAAGCTTC GTGGAGGTTTGTCTTTTATCTCATTGCGTTCTTAGCTGGTCTCATCTCCCTGATTAAT ACTCCATGGTTTTGGGATCATCGGGAATGCTGGAGCGGATACCCAAGACAG GGCATAGCAGAAGCCCAGTACTGGTATTACATCATGGAGTTGTCCTTCTACCTCTCGCTTCTGCTCTGCGTATCGGTGGACATAAAGCGCAAA GACTTCAAAGAGCAAATCATTCACCACATCGCCACCATTTTCCTCATCGCGTTCTCATACTGTGCAAATTATGTGCGCGTGGGTACCCTGGTGATGCTCGTCCACGATTCCTCTGACTTCCTGCTGGAG TCTGCCAAGATGTTCAATTACGCTGGATGGAGGAAGACCTGCGATGCcctgtttgttgtttttgctgCGGTTTTCCTGGTAACTCGCCTTGTGGTTTTCCCATGCAG AGTTATCTATACAGCTGTGGTGGATTCATTGGACGTCTTTCCTCCGTACCCTGGTTATTATTTCTTAAACGGCCTTTTGCTGGTTCTTCAAGCACTGCACATCTTCTGGGCTTGGCTGATTCTTCGAATGGTTCACAAATTTGTCTTTTTAGGCAAA gtGGAACGTGATGAACGGAGTGATGAAGAGAGTGAGGCTGATGAAGAAGAAGATGAAGTTGGAGAAGAAGAGTGCAGCTGGGAGCAGAAAAAGGGTGCACTTAACTCAAAATTTGTGTCATTGGCCAATAACTGTGTTTTGAACAATTTAACCAATCAGAGACGAAAAATGAATAGCAGAACGCCAAAAGCCAGATAG
- the LOC127521712 gene encoding kelch-like protein 23, whose protein sequence is MSHDMLQQRREWWEGECTIMACGKQEVVWTNVQSPETEKDLVKDQHAVIATPDVVLQVEGESFFVNRKHLAQQSPYFRALFFGGGRESTRKHIEIKGVGLQQFHTLMEFTKNFKLTLDRKNVLDILEAADFLQLDRARLLCCKFLERQLHLSNCLGMMAYAWQLGCLDLYAAARDVVLTHLPAIASEQDFMFLSKESIADLLASDNLSIPREDLVLDVALRWATFDPSREEDFMELVGLVRPECLSLPYITDLLTKINSSDPRAKLICRLNDNLPSSWTMGRSMPRTRSRETLFVLGGPHEQEEQLLYQFHPYSGRWQSQPPLQKKCLTQYSVAAVGDNIVVTGGYFRDVLWYSVDWVSIYQHGNEKWVDGPAMQKSRHSHCSAALEFKLFVFGGSMDEGPVADVERLVLGAEEWDTVSPMVRSVERAATATLGTCIYVACGLDENGDVYSGIQRYRPEVDQWDVVSYSPFPRYDLLATELNGALYLLGGQALRLDIDTDEWTILQEDCLDNKFFTGCATVNGQIYILSERKINKTYPNMILLDPYIDTCLEIDDKIPCPVPIRGCVTMRVNPF, encoded by the exons atgtcacatgatatgctTCAGCAGAGAAGAGAGTGGTGGGAGGGTGAGTGCACAATTATGGCTTGTGGTAAGCAAGAAGTAGTCTGGACAAATGTCCAGAGCCCAGAAACTGAAAAAGATTTAGTTAAGGATCAGCATGCTGTCATTGCCACTCCTGACGTAGTGCTCCAGGTGGAGGGAGAGTCATTCTTTGTGAACCGCAAGCATTTGGCCCAGCAGAGTCCCTATTTCCGAGCCTTGTTCTTTGGCGGCGGTCGGGAGAGCACCAGGAAGCACATTGAGATTAAAGGAGTTGGACTGCAGCAGTTCCACACACTAATGGAGTTCACAAAGAACTTCAAGCTGACCCTGGACAGAAAGAACGTCCTTGATATTCTGGAGGCTGCTGACTTCCTTCAGTTGGACAGGGCTCGGCTACTCTGCTGTAAGTTCTTGGAAAGGCAATTGCATCTTAGTAATTGCTTGGGAATGATGGCCTATGCTTGGCAGCTTGGCTGTCTGGATCTCTACGCTGCAGCAAGGGACGTAGTCTTGACCCATCTACCTGCAATAGCCTCCGAGCAGGACTTTATGTTCCTTTCTAAGGAAAGCATTGCTGACCTCCTCGCTAGCGACAATTTGAGCATTCCAAGGGAAGACTTAGTCCTTGACGTGGCCCTTCGCTGGGCAACATTTGACCCAAGTCGGGAAGAAGACTTCATGGAACTAGTGGGCCTGGTTAGGCCGGAGTGCTTAAGTCTTCCCTACATTACTGATCTTCTGACCAAGATAAACAGCTCAGACCCACGTGCGAAGCTCATTTGCAGACTGAACGATAACTTGCCCAGCAGCTGGACTATGGGCAGGTCTATGCCTAGAACTCGTTCAAGGGAAACTTTGTTTGTTCTCGGTGGGCCACATGAGCAAGAAGAACAGTTGCTGTATCAGTTCCACCCCTACAGTGGAAGGTGGCAATCCCAACCACCCCTGCAAAAGAAGTGTCTCACACAGTACTCCGTGGCTGCAGTAG GGGACAACATAGTAGTGACTGGAGGCTACTTCCGGGATGTGTTGTGGTACAGCGTGGACTGGGTGAGCATTTACCAGCATGGCAATGAGAAGTGGGTGGACGGCCCGGCAATGCAGAAGTCCAGACACAGCCACTGCTCAGCGGCTCTGGAGTTCAAGCTGTTTGTATTTGGCGGAAGCATGGACGAGGGACCTGTGGCTGACGTCGAGAGGCTAGTGCTGGGAGCGGAAGAATGGGACACCGTCAGCCCCATGGTGCGATCTGTGGAAAGAGCGGCCACTGCCACGTTGGGGACTTGTATTTACGTGGCCTGTGGTCTGGATGAGAATGGAGACGTTTACAGTGGGATTCAGAGGTACAGACCAGAGGTTGATCAATGGGACGTGGTGTCCTATTCACCGTTCCCACG TTATGACCTTCTTGCAACGGAACTCAATGGTGCCCTCTATCTGTTGGGAGGACAGGCTCTGCGCTTAGACATCGACACAGATGAGTGGACCATTCTTCAAGAAGACTGTCTGGACAACAAATTCTTCACAGGCTGTGCCACAGTGAATGGGCAGATTTACATACTGAGCGAGAGGAAGATAAACAAAACATACCCAAACATGATCCTACTGGACCCTTACATTGACACTTGCTTAGAAATTGATGATAAAATACCATGTCCTGTACCCATAAGAGGATGTGTCACAATGCGTGTGAATCCCTTCTGA